Within Mongoliitalea daihaiensis, the genomic segment ATTTTGGAATATCGGCAGATGGTCAAACTAAAGTCAACCTATGTAGACGCCTTACCCAATTTGATCAATCCAAAAACGGGTCGAGTACATACTACTTACAATCAATTTGTGGCGGCAACGGGAAGGTTGTCATCTACGAATCCTAACTTACAGAATATTCCTATCCGTACTGATCGAGGTAGGGAAATCCGAAAGGCTTTTGTGCCAAGGGATGAAAATCATGTGCTGATGGCAGCTGATTATTCACAAATCGAATTGAGAATCATGGCGGAGTTTTCTAAAGATGAGTCCATGCTCGAAGCCTTCAAGAATGGGAGAGACATTCACGCAGCTACTGCGGCAAAAATCTTTCAAGTTACCTTGGATGAAGTTACTTCTGATATGCGAAGGAAAGCAAAAACAGCAAATTTTGGAATCATCTATGGGATCTCAGCTTTTGGATTATCTCAGCGCTTGGGTATTCCCCGAGGGGAGGCTAAGGAAATCATAGACGCGTATTTTAAGGAATTTCCTGCAGTGAAGTCCTACATGGATGCATGTATAGAAAAGGCCCGTAAAGATGAGTATGTAGAGACTATCTTGGGTCGTCGCCGTTATTTGAGGGATATCAATAGTCGTAATATGACGATGCGGGGATTCGCTGAGCGAAATGCCATTAATGCTCCAATCCAAGGCTCTGCAGCAGACATGATTAAAGTCGCCATGATTCATGTACATCAATGGATGAAAAAAGAAGGGTTAAAATCAAAAATGATTTTACAGGTACATGATGAATTAGTATTTGATGCACACAAGGATGAGTTGGAGATTTTACAGCGAGAAATTCCACGGCTAATGGCAGATGCCGTCAAGCTTGAAGTACCGGTGGTGGTAGAGACAGGTGTAGGTAAAGATTGGTTAGAAGCTCACTGATATTCAAATGGCAAAAGTAAAGACGAGCTATTTCTGTCAAAATTGTGGGGCCAACAGTGCAAAATGGTTAGGGAAATGTCCTTCTTGTGGAGAGTGGAATACCTATGTGGAGGAGCTGGTCCAAAAAGAGGAACAAGGGTTGGGTACCTGGAAAGCAGGCTTGTCCAAGGAGAGAAAAGCAGCGAAACCTCGGTTGTTGCATGAAGTAAATTTTGAGGAGCAACCAAGAGTTGTCACAGGAGATGCCGAACTCAACAGGGTGCTGGGAGGAGGCATTGTTCCCGGTTCACTGATCTTGATAGGAGGAGAGCCTGGTATTGGTAAATCAACCTTATTGCTACAAATAGCTTTAGAGCTATCTAAGTTAAAGGTTCTGTATGTGTCCGGTGAAGAAAGTGAGCAACAAATAAAAATGCGGGCTGATCGGATGGCTTTTCAATCTGCCAATTGCTATGTATTAGCAGAAACGAATACGCAACAAATCTTTACCCAAGTGGAGGTGTTGAAGCCTGACTTGTTGATTATTGACTCCATACAGACCTTGCATAGTCAATTGGTGGAATCTGCAGCAGGATCGGTTTCTCAGGTGCGGGAATGTACTGCGGAGCTGATGAAATTTGCGAAGGAAACGGGAACCCCTGTATTTTTGATTGGTCATATTACCAAAGAAGGCACGATTGCTGGACCAAAAGTCCTAGAGCATATGGTGGATACGGTATTACAATTTGAAGGGGACCGGCATTTGACCTACCGGATATTGAGAACTTCCAAAAACAGATTTGGATCTACTCATGAGTTGGGGATATATGAAATGCGGGCAGATGGCTTACGACAAGTAGCGAATCCCTCGGAAATACTACTAACACAGCGGGAAGAAATCCTGAATGGAGTTTCTATTGGAGCTATGATGGAGGGGAATAGGCCTTTGATTATCGAAATACAATCACTTGTCAGTCCAGCTACATATGGGACACCTCAACGAAGCAGTACCGGGTTCGACTCCAAGCGCTTAAACATGCTCTTGGCTGTATTGGAAAAAAGGGGAGGTATGAGACTTGGGCAGCAGGATGTTTTTTTGAATGTGGCGGGGGGATTGAAGGTCGATGATCCGGCTTTGGACTTGGCAGTTTGTGCATCCTTAATTTCTTCCTATGAAGATACGGCAATTCCTAATAGTCTGTGTTTTGCCGGAGAAGTTGGATTAGGCGGTGAAATCAGAGCGGTTCATAAAATTGAAAGTAGGATTTCTGAGGCAGAAAAGTTGGGCTTCAAAACCATCATGGTTTCAAAATATGGATTAAAAGGGATCGATTTATCGAAGTTTTGGATAACTATTATACCGATCGTCAAATTGGATGATATGTATAAAAATCTATTCTTAGTATCGTAGAATATTTAGAAATCAACCAGGGATTATATTTCTTAGCTAAATAATCTCTATATTAGATATCGAAAACACTTTTACCTATGAAATTGGATCAAGCTTGGCAAAAAATCATTCTTATAGATGATGACTTTGTGTATAATTTGATGAATGAAAAGTTTTTGAAACTGATCGGTTTTCCGGGGGAAATTATTCCGTTTACGGATGCCAATGAGGCTTTGAAATTTATCCAGCAACCCTCGCAATTGGAGGAATATAAGCAAACTCAAAGGCCATCTTTAATTTTGTTAGATTTAAATATGCCCAAATTAAACGGTTGGGGCTTTTTAGATATTTTTCAAAACTTCGATACGGATATCAAAATAGCATTTAAAGTTGTAGTCTTAACAAGTTCTATTGATCCATTGGATATGGATAAGGCCGCAAGTTATCCTTCGGTAGAATATTTTGAAGTGAAGCCTCTAAAACTAGAGACTATCTACAAATTAATTAATCGTTTAGAGCCTAAGATCAAAGATTTATTATAGTCTGCATTTTGATAACTAAATAAAATTTTTTCTAACATTTTTCAAGAATTGTAATTTTTTATTATCAATAATCAGTAATTGAAAGCATTTTATTGCCATCAGTATAAAATTGATCATCGAAGGTGGATTATGCCTTAATTTGCGGCGTTAGTCCTAGCTTATGAGATTGTTAATTCCCCTTTTCTTGAGTATATGGGTGTGCTTTAATCACAGCTATGCCCAGACTCTTGCCCCTTTGATTGCGGAGAAAATTTCTGATCCCATACAAATAGATGGCATCTTGGATGAAGAGGTTTGGGAAAGTTCTGAGTGGGCGGAAGATTTTTTTCAGTTTTTTCCGTCAGACACCTCGCGTGCAGCTGCCCAAACTAAGATCAGGATTGTTTACGATGATAAATTCTTGTATGTAGCTGCGATCATGTACAATACGGGCCCTCGGGAAAAATATGTAAGTACTTCCCTTCGTCGGGATTTTCGAGGAGAACAAAATGATGGTATCAGCTTTGTTTTTGATACGTTCAACGATAATACCAATGCTTTTCAGTTTGGAGTCAACCCTTATGGAGTTCAGCGGGAGTCATTAATTGCCAATGGTGGAGCACAAGGCTCAGATTTGAACCTTGCTTGGGATAATAAATGGTATTCAGCAGCTAAGATCCATGAGGATTACTGGGTTGTAGAAGCTGCTATCCCATTTTCAACGCTTCGTTTCAATGATGGTGCGATCAATTGGAACGTGAATTTTTACAGAATTGATAGCGAGTATGCAGAAAGAAGTACTTGGACGCCTATACCCCGAAATTTCTCGATCATCTCATTGGCTTTTTCCAGAAAATTGATTTTTATCGAACCATTGAAAAAAGAGGGAGCGAATATTTCTTTTATACCTTATATAGCAGCAGGGACTGATAAAAATTATCTAGAAGGAACAGGGAATCCATTGAAGCCTGCCGTAGGAGCGGATGCAAAAGTTGCTGTCGGACCTGCTTTGAATTTGGATTTGACGTTCAATCCTGACTTTTCCCAAGTGGAGGTGGATGAACAGGTGACAAACTTAGATCGATTTGAGATTTTCTTTCCCGAACGGAGACAGTTTTTTTTGGAGAATGCGGATTTATTTGCGGACTTTGGAACGCAAAATGTCCGTCCTTTCTTTTCCAGAAGGATTGGGGTAGATCGGGATGAGCGAACAGGCCAAAATGTTCAAAATCAGATTCTTTTTGGAGCTCGATTGAGTGGGAAATTAAATGATGATTGGAGAATTGGTGCTATGAATATGCAGACTGCCTCCGATGATGAACGAGGTATCGCAGGTAAAAACTTCAGTGTTGCTGCCATCCAAAAAAAGATTTTTTCACGATCAAATATTGGCGCTATTTTTATTAATCGTGAGACGGTGGGGCTAGGACAGGAATTTTCACTGTTTGATCCAAGTCAATCCAATCGTTTGGCGGGACTGGATTACAACCTAGCGTCCAAAGATAATCGTTGGAATGGAAAGTTTTTTTACCATAAAACATTTCAGGCTGAGCAATTGGATAAGACCTATGCTGCACATGCTCAAGTCAGTTACAATGATTTGAATTGGAGTTTTGGATTGGGTTTTTCGGATATTGCAGAAAACTTTAATCCCGAAGTTGGTTTTACTCCCCGCAGAGATTATAAGAGAAGTTTAGGTGCAATAGGGTATCAGTTTTTCCCAGTATCCAATCTTATCAATAGGCACGGTCCAGCTTTTGAAACGGAAGTCTTATGGAATGAGAATCTCGGAGTCACTGATGAGTTTCATTCCCTCCAATATAGGGTTCAATTCCAGTCTCTTTCTACAATTACACTTTCTGTCAATAATCGATTTACCTATTTATTTGCACCTTTTGACCCCACGCGTACGGGTGGCAAAGAGTTGGAGTCTGGCACATCCTACAGGAATAATTTTTTTGGTCTGAGGTATTTCAGTAATCCTAGGAATGTACTTTCTGTAATTGGGCGATTAGAGGTAGGAGAGTATTTCACGGGAGACATCAAAACCTTAGCGGGGACCATGAATTGGCGATTGGGTTACCTAGCCAATATCTCGATGAATTTCAGTTACAATAACATCCGATTACCAGAACCCCAAAATAGCGCTAATCTATTTTTGATTGGTCCAAGGATCGACTTGACATTTACTAAGGATTTGTTTTGGACGACTTTTGTGCAATACAATAATCAAATAGACAACCTGAATATTAATACCCGCCTGCAATGGAGGTATGCCCCTGTTTCTGATTTCTTTTTGGTATACACAGACAACTATTTCCCCTCTACATTTACATCCAAGCAACGTGCATTGGTAATGAAGTTAAATTACTGGTTTAACATGTAATCTATTTTAATTGACTTTTGGAATACTCAATAAAAAAATAGACTAATGGGCTAAATAATACGAATGGGAAAAAGAGCAGCATCCAATTTGGAACACCTGAACCAAAGTTAGAGCCCGTATGGAAAGAGAAGTATTCGATCATGAGGAATATGATGATCACATTTAACTTAACCCATCTCCATAACCTTCTATTGACAGCAATCAGTGCTCTCTTTTTTTCAGAGGAAGCAGCCACCAAATGATCAATATCTCTGTTGTAATAGTTAAACCAGCTGATGCTTATATAAAATATGGTAGCAACCAAAGGAACAGCATAGGTCATTTTACTGGCCCAATATTCATTCGGCATCTCGAAAAAATCAAAATTATCTGGGACCTGTTCCAGGCCAAGCTGTTGGAAGTATACTGTTTCTAACCACAACCAAACTAAGGCAACTATCCCCATAATTTCAAATAGCTTATCAGCAAATGATAAGGGTATATGTGCAATCTGCTCAGGGTTTTTCATTGTTGGGACTTGAATAATCTATTGAAACAGCAAATCTAGCCCCTAATTATAATAAATCGTATACCTTCATTATAAAAACTCAGAAATTCAAAATTTTATTTGTAAACCGCCCTATTTTTCTGGCTTATTTCATTATCTCTATAGTTATTTTTTCTCCTTGAGTAGCAACACTGTTTTTGATTGGAAAATCATCTCCATTTACCAAAAGTTGCTTCCATTCACCAAAAGGTATATGAAAAACGATTTCCCAATCCTTTTCAACTTGGTCAATTTGGATAATTAGGCTCCGTCCAGTTTTTTTGTATGCTACCGAGAGCTCATTTGTCCCCACTAACACTCGCTCTATGCTAACATTATTCCAGTCTGTTGGCAGCTCAGGTTTGAGATGAATAATTTTTTTGTGTGCTTCAGGCTGTATTCCAAAAAATTGGGTAACAATGGGAACTCCATAACTATACAAATTCCAAGCTTGACTCATCATGCCATAGTCAGGGGAAACTTCATAAATTGATCCCGGTAAAGCAAAGCTAAATGATCGCGTCATTCGATTCATATAATCCAAGGCTCGATCGGGTCTATGATAGTTATTTTCGGCAATGATGGATACACCTGTCGGCAAGGTCATGACTGCTCCCGTGTATGAGAAGACTTTGCTTCCAACAAAAGAGCCATCTTCGTAAGCAGCAGCATCATCGCGGTCTATTCCTGTGACAAAGACCCCGAAAGGATTGACAAATCTAGTCGCTTTATCCAAGGCTATGATGGCTTTATCAGGATCTGCAATACCCATCTCCATAGGTGTGTTGACTACCCAGTTGTGGAAAATTACAAAGCCTTGTTTTTTGTCTTTAGGATAGGCTGATATTCTTTTTTTGGTTTGCATCAACTCTTCGATTGCCCATGGTTTATTTAGGGTGTCTGCTCGAATAATTGCAGCATCGATCAGGTGAAGAGCCTCTTCCGTCGTTCCTATAAAATCCGCAAATCCATTAAAATCTTCTACCCAAAACTCTCTATTTATTTTTTCTTTGAGTGTATCAGCGAGCGTTTGATAAGCTGCCATGTCTGCTTGATAACCGAGCTCTGCTGCCATGGCCGCTGCATCTGCAAAAGCCTGTTGGGTGTACACTGCCACATCAATCATTTCAGATTCTAGGCCATGGATTTCCATCATGCCGTAACCGTCAGGAAAAAGATTACCATCCTGATCATTTTCCTCCATCAACCAAGTTAATCCTTTTTTGATCGTTGGATAATAGGTGGCGAGAAACTCTCGGTCACCAGTCCATCGGTATACCCACCATATCAATGAGGCAAATTGTGGTGTTTCATTAATATTACCAGGGTTGAAAACTGCCCCGTTTGTACTCACTTCATGAATGATTCTGCCGTTACCATTGATTTCTGATAATTGATGAATCAATTCAATGGTCGCATATACTAGATCCTTCCTGCCGGTAGCAATTGCTCCTTTAAGCGTATATTCGTTATCTACGCCAAACCACCAAGGATAGTCAGGCATTCCAGCACCTAGTCCTCTCCCGATTTCAGGCACCTCCCGTACGAGCCATTCGGTATTAAATTTCACCCACGTAAACGCCTCTTCGATAGTTTTGTCAGGAATAGAAATCTTGGCCAATGATGCAATTTCTTGGTAGTGTTTTTTCTTTTCTAATAAATATTTTTCTGCATGTTGCATTAAGTCATCAAAGGTGCGCTCTGTTTCTTTTTGTGAAGTATAAGAACCTGCCACAACAAATCGAAGGGTTTGTTGTGTCCCCTTTTTTAACTCAAGGTTGTATGAAAGCATACCAGTAGTTCCAGACCCTTTTGGTTGGTAACCACAAGGGTCTTGGATACCCGCTTGATGATCGGTGATTGTATGATCAGCACCAAATAAGACATACCAATCATTTCCCTGATCTTTACCTAGCCAAGATCCCCGTTTGTTGTCAAAAATTAACTCATCTTCATTATCAATCATACCTGTTCGCTCTCCCAGCCAAACTGGCTGTAAGTCTGTATGGCCTGTAAAATTAAATAGGAAGGATTGTGTGTCTTCGCTGTTATTTTGAAACGAAAATTCGATCACTACTCCTTCTTTTCCATCTGGTACAAATTGAAAACGCTCCACGGAAATACCGGGAACGGCAACTCGAAAGAGATGTTTGTTAGCAATAGGATAATTGATAAATTGGTCTGCTTGATTCAGACAGTAGGTAGCTCCTTCGGTAGTAATGGATGCACTGAATCCATCCATCAATTTGATTGGATGATTCCATATACCGCCCATTTCACCTTCCACATGCCAACCTAAATCAGGGAAAGTTCCATCCTGATGCCCTACTAAATAAACGCGATCTCCTGCTGCAAAAAAAGGTGTGGATAAAAACTCAGTCTTACCATCTTGACTCAGCCAATCTTGTACGTGAGAACTTAGCGCTTTTTTTTCGGAGGTTTGACAGCTACTCAAACAAATACAACCTAAAAAGAAAAACGATATGTACAGACTGGTTTTCATATGATAAGAAATTGATGAGTGCTTGTTCAAAAAACAGATTAATCGTTTAAATTATTCCCAACCCCATGCTGGACCTGGACTTTCTACTTCTTTACTTAAATCAAATTTTACAGAAAAAAAGCGATCTGAACCCATTCGTCGAAGATTGTATGTAAAGGAGGTATCATCGACGGTGATCCACCATACATTGGTAGCAGCATATGGTATTAAGTCAGTTGTTTCTTGGTCGGCAGGGAAAAACTGAATATTTTCCATCCCCGTATTAGACGTGAGTCCTCCGTATTGGGTTACCTTATCTTCGGAACCGTCTTCATGTCGATGATCATGTTTTAATTTTAAGCGATCATTTTCTTTGGTTATCACCCATGTTCTGGATTTGTCATCTCCCACAAAAAATGGAATGTGGACATAATCTTCTCCGCAAGCGACTACATGCATAACGAGTCTTTTCCCTGCAAATGGATCATTGGGGCCCACAGGTGTAACGAGCTCGCCTTCATAGGATTTACCACAGTGTTTTCGTAGATGATCAAGAAATTTTTCATTGGCTGGCGCTTCTTGTGCAAGTAGGGTGGAAGTAAGAAATAAAAGGAATACGAATAAGATTCTCATGGATTTTTTGTAGTTGATTTATGAAATTGTTGTACTTGTTTGCTCAATCTATGAAGGTACATAATATTTCGAAAATCCTTCAAACACTTTGGTTAAATAAGCTGTTAGAAAATCAAATGAATAAAAATAGAGTTGTAGTTTGGTTTAGAAATGATTTAAGGGTGCATGATAATGCATCCTTATTTTCCGCTGTAACCAAATATGAAGAAGTGATACCTGTGTACTGTTTTGATGAGAGACAGTTTACTACAACCCGGCTGGACCTTCCCAAGACAGGCCCACATCGAGCGAGGTTTCTTTGGGAGTCTATTAATAATTTAAAAGAAAAGTTACGGGGTCTTGGTTCAAATTTGCTGGTGCTGATAGGAAAACCAGAAGAGTTGGTGGTAGACATTGCTATAAAATATGAAGCAAGTGCTATCTTTTTTTCTGAGGAAGTAACCGAAGAAGAAAAAAAAGTAGAAGAAGCCTTAGAGCATCATGCTTGGTCAAAGGGGATTAAAACAGAAGCCTTTTGGCAAAGTACGCTCTTTCATTTGCAAGATTTGCCTTTCCCAGTCAATCAGACTCCTGAGGTGTTTACGCAATTTAGAAAAGAGTGCGAAAAGTTTTCGAGAATTCAAAAGGTGTTTGCCACACCTAAACAAATCAATAGTCCTTCTTTTCAGGAAGAGGAAAGTGTAGAGATTGATCTAAAAATGCTAGGTTTGAAGGAGCCTGAGATTTCGCCGAACGGTGTGTTGAGATTCGAAGGTGGTGAATCGGCGGCTCTTGGGCGACTTCAGACCTACTTTTGGGAACAAGACCTCCTAAAGGTTTACAAAGAAACCAGAAATGGTCTCCTAGGTGCTGATTATAGTAGCAAATTTTCGCCATGGTTGACCTTAGGGTGTATTTCTCCCAAGTATATTTATTGGGAGGTTTTACGATATGAAAAGGAACGTAAGAAAAATCAATCAACCTATTGGTTGATTTTTGAATTGATATGGAGGGATTACTTCCGGTTTATTTGTAAGAAGCATGGGAACAAGGTTTTTCAATTAAAGGGCCTGAAAAATGTAGCGGAAAAGTGGAATAGGAATGAATCCATGTTTTGGAAATGGGCTGAAGGGCAAACCGGAATCCCTTTTGTTGATGCTAACATGAGGGAACTGAATCAAACCGGGTTTATGTCCAATCGTGGCAGGCAAAATGTTGCCTCATTTTTAGTCAATGACTTAGGTATCGATTGGCGTTGGGGTGCCTCCTATTTTGAATCTGTTCTGATCGACTACGATGTTTGCAGCAATTGGGGTAATTGGATGTACGTGGCAGGGGTTGGAAATGATCCACGTGAAAATCGGTATTTTAACATCCTCAAGCAAGCCCAAAACTACGATAAAAAGGGAGACTATATTCGGCACTGGATTCCAGAACTAGCCGATATTAAAGGCTTTGATATACATCAGCCACATACACTTAGCCCTTCTGTGTTAAGAAGCTGCAATGTAAGTCTGGGTGGTAATTATCCTCATCCCATAGTCAAGATGAAAGCGTTTAGTTATTGATATTAGGATAAGTTTTTTAAAAAACTCTGTATAATTTCCAAGCATGTATCCTCCTCTTCAAACATACCCATGTGTCCTGCATTTGGAAGCTCATGGTAGTAGAAAGCATAGGGTTTATGCTGACGGCTTTGCTCAATATGCACTGCTTGGTCATGTAGGCCCGCAATCATAAGTTTCGGATTTGGAAAATTCTGCCATATCTCCATGCGGTTTTTTCTATCCCGCATTGCGAGGATAAATGCAAGCACACTTGCTTGGTTGCTCAACTTTCCAAAGCTGATAAGTCTTTGTATTTCTTGATGTTTTCTTGATCGATTTTCTTCAGAGAAAAGGGGTGGAACGAATGAGTCAATAAACTTTTCGACCCCAAATTTCTGAATAAACCGATACGTCTTGTTTCGAGAATGGATTTTTTCTTCAGTATCAGCGAATGCAGTAGAGTGAAACAGTCCAATTGCTCGAATGTGTATCCCCATCAGTTCAGCCAATGCCAACGTTACATACCCACCCAATGAATGTCCGATAATGACAGGATTGACCATATCCACCTCTTCCATCCAATCGCAGATGGCCACGGCAATTGATTCTAGGCTAGTAGTATGCGGAAGTAGCGGACTTTGACCAAAACCGGGCAAATCTATCGTATAGACGGTATAGTATTGGGCTAGGGTGGGCACCCAATGATCCCACATATCCAAAGATTCACAAAATCCATGAATTAAAAGTAAGTGGGGACCTTGTCCAGTTTTTTTAAAGTTGATCATGATATCAATGAAAAAGTCCTGAACGAATTCAGGACTTGGAAACTTTCTTCAAGGGTATTCAATTTATTCCACCGTAACTGACTTTGCCAAGTTTCTTGGTTGGTCCACATTACATCCTCTCATGACTGCGATATGGTAAGAAAGCTGTTGAAGAGGAACAACTGCAATCAGAGGTACAAATGCCTCTTCGGTTTCAGGAATTTCAATCACATGGTCTGCCATATGTTTGACAGTATCGTCTCCTTCTGTCACTACAGCAATGATTTTTCCTTTGCGCGCTTTTACTTCTTGTATATTGCTGACTACTTTTTCGTAAGAAGAGTCTTTGGTAGCAATGAATACTACGGGCATCTCTTCATCAATTAAAGCAATGGGACCATGTTTCATTTCAGCAGCTGGATAACCTTCTGCATGGATATAGGAAATTTCCTTCAACTTTAATGCACCTTCCAAAGCCACTGGGAAGTTATATCCTCGACCTAAATACAGAAAGTTTCTAGCATCTTTATACTCTGCCGCAATTACTTGGATTTTATCGTTTAGTTTTAGAGCTCTTTCCACCTTGGATGGAATAGTTTCCAACTCACTTAACAGCTGCATGTATCTGCTTTCGGAAAGCGTTCCTCTTTGATAGCCTAATTTTAATGCCATCATCGTCAAGACAGAAATTTGTGCTGTGAACGCCTTCGTTGAGGCAACACCAATTTCAGGACCTGCATGGGTATAGGACCCTGCATGAGTTGCACGGGCAATGGATGAACCTACTACATTGCAAACACCAAAGATGGTAGCTCCTTTGGACTTAGCAAGTTCGATGGCGGCTAATGTATCTGCTGTTTCTCCTGATTGAGAAATTGCGATTATAAAATCTTCTGAGTTGACAACAGGATTTCTGTACCTAAATTCAGATGCGTATTCTACTTCCACAGGAATACGTGCAAATTCTTCGAAAAGGTATTCAGCCACCAAACCAGCGTGCCAAGAAGTTCCACAAGCCGTAATGATGATTCTTTTGGCGTTTTGGAATTTATTCATGTAGTCTCTAAGACCACCTAATACCAATCGCCCATTTTTAGCATCTAACCTACCCCTCATACAATCTGCTATCGAACGTGGTTGCTCGTTGATTTCCTTTAGCATGAAATGCTCGTAACCACCCTTTTCAATTGCCTCCAATTCTAATTCGAGTTGATTGATATATGGATTGGTTTCTACATTTTCAATAGTTTTGATTTGAAGCTGATTGTTGCAGATGACTGCAATCTCATAGTCATCCAGGTACACTACTTGATTGGTGTATTCAATGATAGGAGTTGCGTCGGAGGCTAGGAAGTATTCATCTTGGCCTACACCAATGACAAGAGGTGACCCTTTCCTTGCGGCAATGAGCGTATCCGGTTGTTCTTTATTTATGATTACAATGGCATATGCGCCCACCACTTTGTGTAAAGCCAAGCGAACCGCTTCTTCCAAGCTGCAATAATTATTGACATAAATGTCTTCAATGAATTTGATGAAAACTTCTGAATCTGTATCTGAATGAAAAATATAACCTTTATTCAGAAGGTCTTTCTTCAA encodes:
- the radA gene encoding DNA repair protein RadA, which encodes MAKVKTSYFCQNCGANSAKWLGKCPSCGEWNTYVEELVQKEEQGLGTWKAGLSKERKAAKPRLLHEVNFEEQPRVVTGDAELNRVLGGGIVPGSLILIGGEPGIGKSTLLLQIALELSKLKVLYVSGEESEQQIKMRADRMAFQSANCYVLAETNTQQIFTQVEVLKPDLLIIDSIQTLHSQLVESAAGSVSQVRECTAELMKFAKETGTPVFLIGHITKEGTIAGPKVLEHMVDTVLQFEGDRHLTYRILRTSKNRFGSTHELGIYEMRADGLRQVANPSEILLTQREEILNGVSIGAMMEGNRPLIIEIQSLVSPATYGTPQRSSTGFDSKRLNMLLAVLEKRGGMRLGQQDVFLNVAGGLKVDDPALDLAVCASLISSYEDTAIPNSLCFAGEVGLGGEIRAVHKIESRISEAEKLGFKTIMVSKYGLKGIDLSKFWITIIPIVKLDDMYKNLFLVS
- a CDS encoding response regulator, translated to MKLDQAWQKIILIDDDFVYNLMNEKFLKLIGFPGEIIPFTDANEALKFIQQPSQLEEYKQTQRPSLILLDLNMPKLNGWGFLDIFQNFDTDIKIAFKVVVLTSSIDPLDMDKAASYPSVEYFEVKPLKLETIYKLINRLEPKIKDLL
- a CDS encoding DUF5916 domain-containing protein; amino-acid sequence: MRLLIPLFLSIWVCFNHSYAQTLAPLIAEKISDPIQIDGILDEEVWESSEWAEDFFQFFPSDTSRAAAQTKIRIVYDDKFLYVAAIMYNTGPREKYVSTSLRRDFRGEQNDGISFVFDTFNDNTNAFQFGVNPYGVQRESLIANGGAQGSDLNLAWDNKWYSAAKIHEDYWVVEAAIPFSTLRFNDGAINWNVNFYRIDSEYAERSTWTPIPRNFSIISLAFSRKLIFIEPLKKEGANISFIPYIAAGTDKNYLEGTGNPLKPAVGADAKVAVGPALNLDLTFNPDFSQVEVDEQVTNLDRFEIFFPERRQFFLENADLFADFGTQNVRPFFSRRIGVDRDERTGQNVQNQILFGARLSGKLNDDWRIGAMNMQTASDDERGIAGKNFSVAAIQKKIFSRSNIGAIFINRETVGLGQEFSLFDPSQSNRLAGLDYNLASKDNRWNGKFFYHKTFQAEQLDKTYAAHAQVSYNDLNWSFGLGFSDIAENFNPEVGFTPRRDYKRSLGAIGYQFFPVSNLINRHGPAFETEVLWNENLGVTDEFHSLQYRVQFQSLSTITLSVNNRFTYLFAPFDPTRTGGKELESGTSYRNNFFGLRYFSNPRNVLSVIGRLEVGEYFTGDIKTLAGTMNWRLGYLANISMNFSYNNIRLPEPQNSANLFLIGPRIDLTFTKDLFWTTFVQYNNQIDNLNINTRLQWRYAPVSDFFLVYTDNYFPSTFTSKQRALVMKLNYWFNM
- a CDS encoding alpha-L-rhamnosidase-related protein — encoded protein: MKTSLYISFFFLGCICLSSCQTSEKKALSSHVQDWLSQDGKTEFLSTPFFAAGDRVYLVGHQDGTFPDLGWHVEGEMGGIWNHPIKLMDGFSASITTEGATYCLNQADQFINYPIANKHLFRVAVPGISVERFQFVPDGKEGVVIEFSFQNNSEDTQSFLFNFTGHTDLQPVWLGERTGMIDNEDELIFDNKRGSWLGKDQGNDWYVLFGADHTITDHQAGIQDPCGYQPKGSGTTGMLSYNLELKKGTQQTLRFVVAGSYTSQKETERTFDDLMQHAEKYLLEKKKHYQEIASLAKISIPDKTIEEAFTWVKFNTEWLVREVPEIGRGLGAGMPDYPWWFGVDNEYTLKGAIATGRKDLVYATIELIHQLSEINGNGRIIHEVSTNGAVFNPGNINETPQFASLIWWVYRWTGDREFLATYYPTIKKGLTWLMEENDQDGNLFPDGYGMMEIHGLESEMIDVAVYTQQAFADAAAMAAELGYQADMAAYQTLADTLKEKINREFWVEDFNGFADFIGTTEEALHLIDAAIIRADTLNKPWAIEELMQTKKRISAYPKDKKQGFVIFHNWVVNTPMEMGIADPDKAIIALDKATRFVNPFGVFVTGIDRDDAAAYEDGSFVGSKVFSYTGAVMTLPTGVSIIAENNYHRPDRALDYMNRMTRSFSFALPGSIYEVSPDYGMMSQAWNLYSYGVPIVTQFFGIQPEAHKKIIHLKPELPTDWNNVSIERVLVGTNELSVAYKKTGRSLIIQIDQVEKDWEIVFHIPFGEWKQLLVNGDDFPIKNSVATQGEKITIEIMK
- a CDS encoding DASH family cryptochrome; this encodes MNKNRVVVWFRNDLRVHDNASLFSAVTKYEEVIPVYCFDERQFTTTRLDLPKTGPHRARFLWESINNLKEKLRGLGSNLLVLIGKPEELVVDIAIKYEASAIFFSEEVTEEEKKVEEALEHHAWSKGIKTEAFWQSTLFHLQDLPFPVNQTPEVFTQFRKECEKFSRIQKVFATPKQINSPSFQEEESVEIDLKMLGLKEPEISPNGVLRFEGGESAALGRLQTYFWEQDLLKVYKETRNGLLGADYSSKFSPWLTLGCISPKYIYWEVLRYEKERKKNQSTYWLIFELIWRDYFRFICKKHGNKVFQLKGLKNVAEKWNRNESMFWKWAEGQTGIPFVDANMRELNQTGFMSNRGRQNVASFLVNDLGIDWRWGASYFESVLIDYDVCSNWGNWMYVAGVGNDPRENRYFNILKQAQNYDKKGDYIRHWIPELADIKGFDIHQPHTLSPSVLRSCNVSLGGNYPHPIVKMKAFSY
- a CDS encoding alpha/beta fold hydrolase, yielding MINFKKTGQGPHLLLIHGFCESLDMWDHWVPTLAQYYTVYTIDLPGFGQSPLLPHTTSLESIAVAICDWMEEVDMVNPVIIGHSLGGYVTLALAELMGIHIRAIGLFHSTAFADTEEKIHSRNKTYRFIQKFGVEKFIDSFVPPLFSEENRSRKHQEIQRLISFGKLSNQASVLAFILAMRDRKNRMEIWQNFPNPKLMIAGLHDQAVHIEQSRQHKPYAFYYHELPNAGHMGMFEEEDTCLEIIQSFLKNLS